From a single Desulfonispora thiosulfatigenes DSM 11270 genomic region:
- a CDS encoding cytochrome ubiquinol oxidase subunit I, which produces MDPLLLARWQFGITTVYHFLFVPLTLGLSILLAIIHTKYYRTNDLKYKTMAKFWGKLFIINFIMGVATGLVQEFQFGMNWSEYSRFMGDIFGVPLAIEALAAFFVESTFLGVWVFGWDRLPKKVHLASIWLVAIATNLSAFWILVANSFMQNPVGYVLNNGRVEMDSFFEVVTNPYVFTQFGHTFTAGVSTAAFFMLGISAYHLVKHKDESIFSSSFKLAAVAALIGSLAVASIGHFQGQFLAEEKPMKMAAMEALWETTEKAPLALWASIDVENRTNNHEIAVPYALSFMAFNSFTKEVQGINDVQAQYEEEYGSGNYIPDVVTMFWSFRIMVAAGSIMVLLAMVSVFIAFKNKMLSGGWVHKFLMLLTPAIALPYLANSFGWLITEMGRQPWIVFGLQKTADGVSTVVSSQMVLLSMVGFTLIYLILAVIDVQLLVKFAKGVDEEAKAPIAKEEGSLWI; this is translated from the coding sequence ATGGATCCTTTATTACTTGCAAGGTGGCAGTTTGGGATTACTACAGTGTATCATTTTTTATTTGTACCATTGACTTTGGGTTTATCCATACTACTAGCAATTATTCATACAAAATACTATCGCACGAATGATCTAAAGTACAAAACGATGGCCAAGTTTTGGGGAAAGCTATTCATAATTAACTTTATCATGGGCGTTGCGACAGGCTTAGTGCAAGAATTTCAATTTGGTATGAACTGGTCTGAGTATTCTAGATTTATGGGGGATATTTTTGGTGTACCTCTAGCAATTGAGGCGTTAGCTGCTTTTTTTGTGGAATCTACTTTTTTGGGGGTTTGGGTTTTTGGCTGGGATCGGCTACCGAAAAAGGTGCACTTGGCTAGTATTTGGCTCGTTGCCATTGCGACAAACTTATCTGCTTTTTGGATTTTAGTAGCAAATTCATTTATGCAAAACCCTGTTGGCTATGTTTTAAATAATGGCCGTGTTGAAATGGATAGTTTTTTTGAGGTAGTCACTAATCCTTATGTTTTTACTCAGTTTGGCCATACTTTTACTGCAGGTGTATCAACAGCTGCATTTTTTATGCTCGGTATTAGTGCGTATCATTTGGTGAAACATAAGGATGAATCCATTTTCAGTTCGTCTTTTAAGTTAGCGGCAGTGGCAGCTTTAATTGGTTCTTTAGCAGTGGCTAGTATAGGCCATTTCCAAGGTCAATTTTTAGCAGAGGAAAAGCCAATGAAAATGGCTGCGATGGAGGCTCTATGGGAAACTACTGAAAAAGCACCATTAGCACTATGGGCAAGTATTGATGTGGAAAATAGAACCAATAATCATGAAATAGCGGTTCCTTATGCACTTAGTTTTATGGCATTTAATAGCTTTACTAAGGAAGTACAGGGCATTAATGATGTTCAGGCGCAATATGAAGAAGAATATGGTAGTGGAAATTATATTCCTGATGTAGTAACCATGTTCTGGAGTTTTAGAATTATGGTTGCTGCTGGATCAATTATGGTTTTACTTGCTATGGTTTCTGTATTTATTGCATTTAAAAATAAGATGTTAAGTGGTGGATGGGTGCATAAATTCTTGATGCTCTTGACACCTGCGATAGCACTACCGTATCTTGCCAATTCTTTTGGCTGGTTGATTACAGAGATGGGCCGTCAGCCGTGGATTGTATTTGGATTACAAAAAACTGCAGATGGGGTATCCACTGTGGTTTCTAGTCAGATGGTTTTATTATCGATGGTTGGTTTTACCCTCATATATTTGATATTAGCAGTCATTGATGTTCAACTGTTAGTAAAATTTGCAAAAGGTGTAGATGAGGAAGCAAAAGCACCGATAGCCAAGGAGGAGGGTTCGTTATGGATTTAA
- a CDS encoding GIY-YIG nuclease family protein, translating to MAVRGKSINLFLMDGTAVGRIKCTLANWTGVAYKIPRTELDKCKERDDLKQSGVYFLFGTSDQTGENIVYIGQAGIRKNGDGILCRLVEHKRSPDKDYWTEAIVFTTSNNSFGPTEISYLENRFVGIATEAGRYLVKNSIDPTMGNITEEKESELEEFIDYAKIVMGTLGHKLFEGLADNSRIPKIKEAIEDEELTLFMKRKSSKSGKLIEASCKQTIEGFVLLKGSHIETIDSASIPPGIKERRLKAKIDELGILQENVLFNSPSYAAAFVIGGHANGLVEWKTENGTSLKEMENRGAN from the coding sequence TTGGCGGTACGTGGTAAAAGTATTAATTTGTTTCTAATGGATGGAACAGCTGTTGGAAGGATAAAATGTACTCTCGCTAATTGGACAGGAGTTGCATATAAAATACCTAGAACAGAACTAGATAAATGTAAAGAGCGGGATGATCTTAAGCAAAGTGGTGTCTATTTTCTTTTTGGGACTTCTGATCAGACGGGAGAAAATATCGTTTATATAGGGCAGGCAGGAATTCGTAAAAATGGAGACGGAATTCTGTGTAGATTAGTAGAACATAAACGAAGCCCCGACAAGGATTATTGGACAGAAGCTATTGTTTTTACAACTTCTAATAACTCTTTTGGTCCGACAGAAATTAGTTATCTTGAGAATCGTTTTGTTGGAATTGCAACAGAAGCGGGTCGCTATTTAGTTAAAAACAGCATTGACCCTACTATGGGGAATATAACAGAAGAAAAAGAAAGCGAACTAGAAGAATTTATAGATTATGCTAAGATTGTAATGGGAACTTTAGGACATAAATTATTTGAAGGTTTAGCCGATAATTCTAGAATACCAAAAATAAAAGAAGCAATTGAGGATGAGGAATTAACACTTTTTATGAAGAGGAAAAGTAGTAAAAGTGGGAAGTTAATTGAGGCAAGTTGCAAGCAGACAATAGAAGGTTTTGTTCTTTTAAAGGGAAGCCATATTGAAACTATTGATTCTGCAAGTATTCCACCAGGAATAAAGGAACGTAGGTTAAAAGCAAAAATAGATGAATTAGGCATCTTACAAGAAAACGTATTATTTAACAGCCCTTCATATGCTGCAGCTTTTGTTATTGGTGGCCATGCAAATGGGCTTGTAGAGTGGAAAACAGAAAATGGAACATCTCTAAAAGAAATGGAAAATAGAGGAGCTAATTAA
- a CDS encoding Fic family protein, whose amino-acid sequence MFEEIDKQKVLLDSKKPFSKIAINNLKKYYDVELTYNSNAIEGNTLTLTETKVVLEDGITIGKGKTLKEHLEVINHKEAIDYIEDIVRKDINITETVIKNLHYIILKSINNENAGVYRNVNVLISGSEHRPPENFLVEEQMRELIYWYNENKVKLHPIELAAMFHHKYTYIHPFIDGNGRSARLLTNLILMRNGYPVCVIKIEARDEYMNALEKASVTGDYSDFIKVIEKAVSNSIDTYLYIVG is encoded by the coding sequence ATGTTTGAAGAAATAGATAAACAGAAAGTACTTTTAGATAGTAAAAAACCTTTTTCAAAAATTGCAATAAACAACTTAAAAAAATATTATGATGTAGAGCTAACATACAATTCTAATGCTATAGAAGGAAATACATTGACATTAACAGAGACAAAAGTAGTACTTGAAGATGGAATTACAATAGGAAAAGGAAAAACATTAAAGGAACATTTAGAAGTTATAAATCATAAAGAAGCTATAGATTATATAGAAGATATAGTGAGAAAAGATATAAATATTACAGAAACAGTTATTAAAAATCTTCACTATATAATTTTAAAAAGTATAAATAATGAAAATGCAGGTGTTTATAGAAATGTTAATGTGTTAATAAGTGGTAGTGAGCATAGACCACCTGAAAACTTTTTAGTTGAGGAGCAAATGAGAGAGCTGATTTATTGGTATAATGAAAATAAAGTAAAATTACACCCCATAGAGCTTGCAGCAATGTTTCATCACAAATATACTTATATACATCCATTTATAGATGGTAATGGTAGAAGTGCAAGGCTTCTTACTAATCTTATATTAATGAGAAATGGATACCCTGTTTGTGTAATAAAAATAGAAGCTAGAGATGAGTATATGAATGCATTAGAAAAGGCAAGCGTAACAGGCGATTATAGTGATTTTATAAAAGTTATAGAAAAGGCAGTATCTAATAGTATAGATACCTATCTTTATATTGTAGGGTAA
- a CDS encoding NADPH-dependent FMN reductase: MKKIKIVAVVGSLRKESYNRQLALAAKEIIGDRADFELLEYQDVPLMNQDIEYPAPEAVKRVRNEVKSADGIWFFIPEYNHFFSGVLKNLIDWLSRPISDQERQVLAGKPAAISGISPSMIGTSIAQDHLVTLISLLNMDVMNVPRLTIPNVMQQLDSDNKLTLKESYPYLEKQVNSFLSFITKRNQ, encoded by the coding sequence TTGAAAAAAATAAAAATAGTAGCTGTTGTGGGTTCTTTGCGAAAAGAATCCTATAATCGTCAGCTGGCATTAGCAGCAAAAGAAATTATTGGGGATAGAGCTGATTTTGAACTACTTGAATATCAAGACGTACCATTAATGAATCAGGACATTGAATATCCCGCACCAGAGGCTGTCAAACGCGTTCGTAATGAAGTGAAGTCTGCAGATGGTATATGGTTTTTCATACCTGAATACAATCACTTTTTTTCGGGCGTTTTAAAGAACCTGATCGACTGGCTATCCCGCCCGATTAGCGATCAAGAGCGGCAGGTTCTGGCAGGGAAACCGGCCGCTATAAGCGGGATTTCTCCCTCTATGATCGGAACTAGCATAGCCCAGGACCATCTTGTTACACTCATAAGTTTATTGAATATGGATGTTATGAATGTGCCGCGTCTCACTATACCAAATGTTATGCAACAACTTGACAGCGACAATAAGCTGACACTGAAAGAAAGCTATCCATACTTAGAAAAACAGGTAAATTCTTTTTTGAGCTTTATTACTAAACGAAATCAATAA
- a CDS encoding pirin family protein, translating into MERKIKQQVKGFGTQDGAGVSLVRVLGNGTVQEYDPILMLDSFDSTDPDDYTAGFPMHPHRGIETISYVYRGFMTHKDSLGNEDTIGDGEVQWMTAGSGIMHEEKLPASERMLGVQLWLNLPAKDKMAPPAYHSIKNSEILELEFDWGKLRLLAGEFEGSKGYMGKYLPLNYYDLHINPNASTVMNTENDCSVMVFTLLGDAYIGGDLVKEKTAVKLTSGDQVEIKATDEKAQVLFISSKRLDEPVVWGGPIVMNTKEELNKAFDDLKKGTFIQDKISY; encoded by the coding sequence ATGGAAAGAAAAATTAAGCAACAGGTTAAAGGGTTTGGAACACAGGACGGAGCTGGAGTGAGCTTGGTTAGGGTTTTAGGAAATGGAACTGTACAGGAATATGATCCGATTTTAATGCTTGATTCCTTTGATAGCACAGATCCAGATGATTATACAGCGGGATTTCCCATGCATCCGCACAGAGGTATCGAGACAATCAGTTATGTGTATCGTGGTTTTATGACTCATAAGGATAGCTTAGGAAATGAGGATACGATTGGTGATGGAGAAGTCCAGTGGATGACAGCGGGTTCTGGTATAATGCATGAAGAAAAATTACCGGCTTCTGAGCGAATGCTTGGTGTGCAGCTTTGGCTGAATCTTCCGGCGAAGGACAAAATGGCTCCTCCGGCTTATCACAGCATTAAAAACTCAGAAATTTTGGAATTAGAGTTTGATTGGGGTAAGCTAAGACTTTTGGCGGGCGAATTTGAAGGAAGCAAAGGATATATGGGCAAATATCTTCCGCTTAACTATTACGATTTACACATAAACCCAAATGCATCAACTGTGATGAATACTGAAAATGATTGCTCTGTCATGGTGTTTACCCTGTTAGGGGATGCATATATCGGAGGTGATCTGGTAAAGGAAAAGACAGCGGTAAAACTTACATCAGGTGATCAAGTAGAGATAAAGGCTACAGATGAAAAAGCACAGGTTTTATTCATAAGTTCAAAACGACTGGACGAACCAGTAGTTTGGGGTGGTCCTATTGTCATGAATACTAAGGAAGAATTGAATAAGGCTTTTGATGATTTGAAGAAAGGTACTTTTATACAAGATAAGATTTCTTATTGA
- a CDS encoding M56 family metallopeptidase produces the protein MGSLLWIFGIAVLLMYGMLSLKRIKSKLEHANLEKDNIYRSDNVETPFVLGLIKPKIYLPSYLSEIEKDYIVLHEQTHIKRFDHVSRFLSYLTLCIHWFNPLVWIAFWLSGKDMEMSCDESVINQLGHGVKKEYLQSLLNLASGRTNLGLILYL, from the coding sequence TTGGGATCATTGCTTTGGATTTTTGGAATTGCTGTTCTATTAATGTATGGAATGCTATCACTTAAAAGGATTAAAAGTAAATTAGAACATGCAAACCTTGAAAAGGATAATATTTACCGATCAGATAATGTGGAAACACCTTTTGTCTTAGGTTTGATTAAGCCGAAGATATATCTACCTTCATATTTGTCAGAAATTGAGAAGGATTATATAGTGCTACATGAGCAAACACACATAAAGAGATTTGACCATGTTAGTAGATTTTTAAGTTATCTGACTTTATGTATTCATTGGTTTAATCCCTTAGTTTGGATTGCATTTTGGTTGAGCGGCAAAGATATGGAAATGTCTTGTGATGAATCCGTTATTAATCAATTAGGTCATGGAGTTAAAAAAGAATATTTACAGTCACTACTAAATTTAGCATCAGGAAGAACGAATTTAGGATTGATATTATATTTATAA
- the cydD gene encoding thiol reductant ABC exporter subunit CydD, translated as MINRNLISEIQKTPRLFFVSVFLSVFSAFLLLWEYWLIAKIIQNAFLDNIGIKVLKPIFIQAVVVLTLRMITDYFDDLYAQKLVGVIQKNVRSRIIQKVALLGPSYMEKKQSGAMLSMLLDGVDTLETYFRSYLPQLIKSLLIPTLFLLVVSPLDYIASVIFFLTLPLIPFFMILIGKWTKNASERQWRLITQLSGYLQDVLRGLETLVVLGRSEEQGNKIEAISEAYRVSTLRVQRWAFISSLALELIATISIALVAVSLGLRLVSGEMNYQIALFTLLLAPEYYKPMRSLGSYFHVSLDAEAAATDIYAFLNVSEELTLKIKDESFSFSDLTFENVSYRYPETKVYAVQDINFRLKAGESLAMVGQSGSGKSTIMQLALGLIKPTKGRILINGKDMHDGQIGHWQSRISYVPQKPYLFGMSISENIAMEANLDQTKKKRIEKLAQETGLSESILNCPQGLDTLVGQGGIELSGGQQELLYLTRAFYEAREILFLDEVTDNLDIISEQNVINALNNLLRKKTSLIIAHRLTTVEQVDRILVFHEGHLVEQGKPGQLKAQKNYYYNLVKGENS; from the coding sequence ATGATAAATCGGAATTTAATAAGTGAAATACAAAAAACACCACGTTTATTTTTTGTATCTGTCTTTCTATCAGTTTTCTCGGCATTTTTGTTATTGTGGGAGTATTGGTTAATCGCTAAAATTATTCAAAATGCATTTTTAGATAATATTGGGATTAAAGTTTTAAAGCCGATTTTTATCCAAGCTGTAGTAGTACTTACTTTACGCATGATTACTGACTATTTTGATGATTTATATGCTCAAAAGCTAGTTGGAGTAATTCAAAAAAATGTACGATCTCGTATCATTCAGAAGGTAGCTCTACTTGGCCCTAGTTATATGGAAAAGAAACAGAGCGGGGCCATGCTTAGTATGTTATTGGATGGTGTAGATACCCTAGAAACTTATTTTCGTAGTTATTTACCTCAGTTAATAAAGTCACTATTAATTCCAACTCTTTTTTTACTGGTGGTTTCTCCTCTTGATTATATTGCATCTGTGATTTTTTTCTTAACCTTACCATTAATACCGTTTTTTATGATACTTATTGGGAAGTGGACGAAAAATGCAAGTGAACGCCAGTGGAGACTAATTACTCAGCTCTCAGGCTATCTTCAAGATGTACTGCGTGGACTAGAAACCCTCGTTGTATTAGGTCGAAGTGAAGAGCAGGGAAATAAAATTGAAGCGATTAGTGAGGCCTATCGGGTATCGACTCTACGCGTACAACGCTGGGCATTTATTTCATCTTTAGCTCTAGAACTAATTGCAACTATTTCCATTGCTTTGGTTGCAGTGAGTTTAGGTCTACGCCTAGTCTCAGGGGAAATGAATTATCAAATTGCTTTGTTTACTTTGTTATTAGCTCCAGAGTATTATAAACCGATGCGCAGCCTAGGATCATATTTTCATGTAAGTTTAGATGCAGAAGCTGCAGCGACAGATATATATGCTTTTTTAAATGTATCAGAAGAATTAACTCTAAAAATAAAGGACGAGTCATTTTCTTTTTCAGATCTTACTTTTGAAAATGTATCTTATCGTTATCCTGAGACCAAGGTTTATGCAGTACAAGATATTAACTTTAGATTAAAGGCTGGTGAATCTTTAGCGATGGTGGGACAAAGTGGTAGTGGAAAGTCAACAATCATGCAGCTTGCCTTAGGATTAATAAAGCCTACCAAAGGGCGCATTTTAATTAATGGAAAGGATATGCATGACGGCCAAATAGGACATTGGCAATCACGTATTTCTTATGTGCCCCAAAAGCCCTATTTATTTGGCATGAGTATTAGTGAAAATATTGCAATGGAAGCTAATTTAGATCAGACTAAAAAGAAACGAATAGAAAAACTAGCCCAAGAAACCGGATTAAGTGAGAGTATTTTGAATTGTCCTCAGGGGTTAGATACACTTGTAGGGCAAGGTGGAATTGAGCTTTCAGGTGGTCAACAGGAATTACTTTACTTGACAAGAGCATTTTATGAAGCTAGAGAAATTTTATTTTTAGATGAAGTGACGGATAATTTAGACATTATAAGCGAACAAAATGTCATTAATGCTTTAAATAATCTTCTCAGAAAAAAGACGTCCTTGATTATTGCCCATCGTCTTACCACAGTAGAGCAGGTCGATCGGATTCTTGTTTTTCACGAAGGGCATTTGGTAGAACAAGGTAAACCAGGGCAACTAAAAGCCCAGAAAAATTATTATTATAATTTAGTGAAAGGAGAAAACTCATGA
- a CDS encoding BlaI/MecI/CopY family transcriptional regulator: MEKYKLGEMEQRFADIIWDKAPIKTRNLIEICTEVFEWKRTTTYTMLKRLCERGIFKNENGTVKVLIRKDDFLAEKGEEFLEESFKGSLPRFLAAFTRRKKLSDKEIEEIQQLIDGYKREV; the protein is encoded by the coding sequence ATGGAAAAATATAAACTGGGTGAAATGGAACAGAGATTTGCAGATATTATTTGGGATAAAGCCCCTATTAAAACTCGAAATCTGATTGAGATATGTACTGAGGTATTCGAGTGGAAAAGAACGACAACATATACCATGCTAAAACGCCTTTGTGAAAGAGGTATATTTAAAAATGAAAATGGAACGGTTAAAGTCTTAATTAGAAAAGACGATTTTCTAGCAGAAAAAGGAGAAGAATTTTTAGAAGAATCTTTCAAAGGATCCTTGCCAAGATTTTTAGCAGCATTTACTAGGCGAAAAAAGTTAAGTGATAAAGAGATTGAAGAAATTCAACAATTAATTGATGGATACAAAAGGGAGGTGTAG
- a CDS encoding M56 family metallopeptidase gives MLEKMFLQVINMSYIGSIVIMFILVTRLLLKKAPKKYSYILWAVVLIRLIVPITFESVLSLIPINPTPISNNILLEPTPNINTGITKAEQSISGSLTVADIGASVNPMQVGSFWDHCFGFLELLFY, from the coding sequence ATGTTGGAGAAAATGTTTTTACAAGTCATTAATATGAGTTATATAGGAAGCATAGTTATTATGTTCATATTAGTAACAAGATTGCTTCTTAAGAAAGCACCAAAAAAGTATTCGTACATATTGTGGGCAGTTGTTCTCATTAGACTTATTGTCCCTATTACATTCGAAAGTGTTTTGAGCTTAATCCCAATCAATCCTACGCCCATTTCTAACAATATTTTATTAGAACCAACGCCTAATATTAATACAGGCATAACCAAGGCTGAACAATCTATCAGCGGTTCGCTAACAGTTGCTGATATAGGTGCTAGTGTGAATCCGATGCAGGTTGGGTCTTTTTGGGATCATTGCTTTGGATTTTTGGAATTGCTGTTCTATTAA
- the cydB gene encoding cytochrome d ubiquinol oxidase subunit II, whose translation MDLNILWFLLITVLFIGFFFLEGFDYGVGALIPFLGKDDDERRVVLNTIGPFWDGNEVWLITAGGALFAAFPHVYATMFSGFYIALFLILVALIFRATGIEFRSLQPSLKWRKNWDAIIAISSILSAILWGVAVSNLVTGVPIDADMQYSGSFYTLLTPFTILGGVVFALLFLYHGATYLQLKVGEQKILDRLRPLAPKLGLAMIVATVLWVVYAFFVSDIFNSTLAMVLCAAAAVMMILSVWKNHSGKAGFAFITIGLSIVCTTATVFAGIFPDIMISTLNPKWSLDIYNASSSPKTLRLMTFIALTLVPIVLAYQTWSFYVFRKRVTKNDLHY comes from the coding sequence ATGGATTTAAATATTTTGTGGTTTTTATTGATCACAGTTTTATTCATTGGCTTCTTTTTCTTGGAAGGGTTTGACTATGGGGTAGGAGCCTTGATTCCGTTTTTAGGTAAAGATGATGACGAACGCCGAGTTGTTTTAAATACTATTGGTCCTTTTTGGGATGGAAATGAAGTATGGCTGATTACGGCAGGTGGTGCATTATTTGCAGCTTTTCCACATGTCTATGCAACCATGTTTAGCGGTTTTTACATCGCGCTGTTTTTAATTTTAGTTGCTTTAATCTTTAGAGCAACTGGAATAGAATTTCGGAGCTTACAGCCTTCTTTGAAATGGCGTAAGAACTGGGATGCTATAATTGCAATTTCCTCTATTCTTTCAGCAATTTTGTGGGGCGTAGCTGTGAGTAATTTGGTGACGGGGGTACCGATAGATGCCGATATGCAATATTCCGGAAGCTTCTATACACTATTGACGCCCTTTACCATTTTAGGCGGTGTTGTTTTTGCCTTATTATTTTTATACCATGGAGCTACATACTTGCAATTAAAAGTTGGAGAACAGAAAATTTTAGACCGTTTGCGTCCATTGGCGCCGAAACTAGGCCTTGCTATGATTGTTGCAACTGTGCTGTGGGTAGTATATGCTTTTTTCGTATCGGATATTTTTAATAGTACACTGGCAATGGTTCTTTGCGCCGCGGCTGCTGTTATGATGATTTTGTCAGTTTGGAAGAATCATAGTGGGAAGGCAGGCTTTGCATTTATTACCATTGGCCTTTCAATTGTTTGTACCACAGCGACAGTTTTTGCTGGAATTTTCCCAGATATTATGATATCCACGTTAAATCCAAAATGGAGCCTGGATATTTACAATGCATCTTCATCGCCGAAGACACTTCGCTTGATGACCTTCATTGCACTTACCTTAGTGCCAATAGTATTGGCATATCAAACTTGGTCATTTTACGTGTTCCGCAAACGCGTAACAAAAAATGATTTACATTATTAA